A window of Hymenobacter aerilatus contains these coding sequences:
- a CDS encoding HK97-gp10 family putative phage morphogenesis protein codes for MPISGLDKLIKQLKQLESRVEVEVDKVTKETAEAIAADAKKLAPVQTGKLRDSIHVVKDGAAYEVLTDVEYAPKIELGVRGLPARPFLFPAYLLHKNKFLDNLKTAINNI; via the coding sequence ATGCCAATTAGCGGATTAGATAAGCTCATAAAGCAATTAAAACAGCTTGAGAGTAGGGTAGAGGTTGAAGTTGATAAAGTAACAAAGGAGACAGCCGAAGCTATAGCAGCCGACGCAAAAAAACTCGCACCAGTACAGACAGGAAAGCTACGTGATAGTATTCATGTGGTGAAAGATGGTGCTGCATACGAAGTCCTAACCGACGTGGAATATGCACCCAAAATTGAGCTAGGAGTACGAGGATTACCAGCGAGACCTTTTCTATTTCCTGCTTATTTATTACACAAAAACAAATTCCTGGATAACCTAAAAACCGCTATTAATAATATTTAA
- the gp17 gene encoding tail completion protein gp17, with the protein MPTYDPIITIQKAVFKALRDAQITLMATPVPTFEFVPQTVNPPYILISQQTCIPSNGSTNCKVWECTLLLDILTTFSTGGGINSDDVAEIAAQVLGVLEDKRLELSNGFQMSPAELIMSNNLVDNKTKETIDVHRFLRFSFSLEYHQD; encoded by the coding sequence GTGCCAACGTACGACCCAATTATAACTATCCAAAAAGCTGTTTTTAAGGCTCTACGTGACGCTCAAATTACTTTAATGGCTACTCCTGTGCCGACGTTTGAATTCGTGCCACAGACGGTAAATCCACCCTATATATTAATCTCACAACAAACGTGTATTCCTTCAAATGGTAGCACGAATTGTAAAGTTTGGGAATGTACTCTCTTGCTAGATATTCTCACAACTTTCAGTACTGGTGGTGGAATAAATAGTGATGATGTTGCAGAAATAGCAGCTCAGGTATTAGGGGTATTAGAAGATAAGCGTTTAGAATTATCCAACGGATTTCAAATGAGTCCAGCTGAATTGATTATGTCAAACAATTTAGTAGATAATAAGACAAAAGAAACGATTGATGTTCACAGATTTTTAAGATTCTCTTTTAGTCTGGAATATCATCAAGATTAA
- a CDS encoding head-tail connector protein, translating into MSITKFITKPTTEPVSIELFKAHIRIGADETSEDTLLQHYLSTARAKAEKYCNQPFASRVLETTFSVTEPYVLPPGAGEILSVSGFINDLSQLPTLGQYWNEYVKGISVSREYPICYDNLPTYTVRYTFEADVEADVIQAILKIAADLYENRENSTTGASNKALGINYQVLLNPYRVIGDGS; encoded by the coding sequence GTGAGTATTACAAAATTTATAACAAAACCAACAACTGAGCCTGTATCTATTGAATTATTTAAAGCTCATATCCGAATTGGAGCCGACGAAACCAGCGAAGACACACTATTACAGCACTATCTGTCAACAGCGAGAGCCAAAGCGGAAAAGTACTGTAATCAACCTTTTGCAAGTAGAGTCTTAGAGACAACTTTTAGTGTAACTGAGCCCTACGTTTTGCCTCCTGGTGCTGGTGAAATCCTTAGTGTTAGTGGTTTTATCAACGATTTGAGCCAACTACCGACATTAGGTCAGTATTGGAATGAGTATGTGAAAGGAATATCAGTGTCAAGGGAATATCCTATTTGCTACGATAATCTACCTACTTACACAGTCCGTTACACCTTCGAAGCCGACGTAGAAGCCGACGTAATCCAAGCCATTTTAAAGATAGCTGCTGACTTGTACGAAAACAGGGAGAATAGCACTACAGGAGCCTCAAATAAGGCATTAGGGATTAACTACCAAGTCCTTCTAAACCCATATAGAGTTATTGGAGATGGCAGTTAG
- a CDS encoding terminase small subunit-like protein, whose protein sequence is MGVFQYSDEIREKICEGIAEGKSLRKVCSQPGFPGASTVVDWLTKNHFPAFTEQYAHARKVAYQLMADELADIADDDSKDQQSKQNSQRSKLKVDTRKWVLSKMLPKVYGDKLTLAGDSENPIVTNAAEDTSKLTTEELEILLELRRKMRSE, encoded by the coding sequence ATGGGTGTATTTCAATATAGTGATGAGATAAGAGAGAAAATATGTGAGGGTATTGCTGAAGGTAAGAGCTTGCGTAAAGTGTGTTCTCAACCTGGTTTTCCTGGTGCTTCTACCGTAGTGGATTGGCTTACTAAGAACCATTTTCCAGCCTTTACCGAACAGTACGCACACGCACGGAAGGTAGCCTATCAGTTGATGGCAGATGAATTAGCTGATATAGCAGATGATGACAGTAAGGACCAACAGAGTAAGCAGAATAGTCAGAGGTCAAAGCTAAAAGTAGATACTAGAAAATGGGTTCTCTCTAAAATGTTACCTAAGGTTTATGGTGACAAATTGACTTTAGCAGGAGATTCAGAAAACCCAATAGTTACCAATGCTGCTGAGGATACTTCGAAACTGACTACTGAGGAATTAGAAATATTATTGGAGCTGCGTAGAAAAATGCGTTCAGAGTAA
- the terL gene encoding phage terminase large subunit yields MSVKLNDIPSEDAILRDLCNRSFYRFFCEFWETIEAAPLIPSPHIKYICNELQVAYEKWERGESQDDIIINVPPGSSKSTVISQLYPAWLWVKDSSIFTLCTSYKAKLSTKNISRTKDCLTSKKFKSVFPNLIQLRDNDNSKTRFKNNNKGGEIEVSSTGGEATGNHYHFIIIDDPLSVKLAASEVARETANDYINTSLASRKKNFDTTVTILVMQRLHEEDPTGVWLSTKEVNHICLPAELTDNVKPVAARALYVDGLLDPVRKSNKVLKSTKVSLGSYAYAGQFLQQPAPSEGGLLKKHWFQKATWQQFQELTRGQKVVWEFDADTAYTKNTTNDPSALLASTYVNNTLYIRAVNQKWLELPELLRFIPKFLEDNGQTPDSKLYIEPKASGKSIVQSIRAETLVNVVEAPSPTLDKITRVHGIAAFVESLRVVLIDGSWNQDFIAQCATFPNAAHDDMVDCLTQRIERILAAPLNQKRNKAIYL; encoded by the coding sequence GTGAGTGTTAAATTAAATGATATACCAAGTGAGGATGCAATTCTAAGAGATTTATGTAACAGGAGCTTTTATAGATTCTTCTGTGAATTCTGGGAGACTATAGAGGCTGCACCACTTATCCCAAGTCCACATATAAAGTATATCTGTAATGAGTTACAAGTTGCGTACGAGAAGTGGGAGAGGGGTGAAAGTCAGGATGATATAATTATTAATGTTCCTCCTGGTAGTAGTAAAAGCACTGTAATCAGTCAATTGTATCCAGCATGGCTATGGGTTAAGGATTCATCAATATTTACCCTATGCACCAGTTATAAAGCTAAACTGAGTACTAAAAATATAAGCAGAACAAAAGACTGTCTTACTTCAAAGAAATTCAAATCAGTATTCCCAAATCTGATTCAGCTAAGGGATAATGATAACAGTAAAACTAGATTCAAGAATAATAATAAAGGTGGTGAAATAGAAGTATCCTCTACTGGTGGTGAAGCTACTGGTAACCACTATCACTTTATCATTATTGACGACCCATTATCAGTGAAACTCGCTGCTTCTGAGGTAGCCAGAGAAACAGCGAATGACTACATAAACACCTCATTAGCCAGTAGAAAGAAGAATTTTGATACTACGGTTACCATCCTGGTTATGCAGCGTCTTCACGAAGAGGACCCTACCGGCGTGTGGCTCTCAACAAAGGAGGTAAACCATATCTGTCTACCAGCTGAACTAACAGATAATGTCAAGCCTGTAGCAGCCAGAGCACTTTATGTAGATGGATTATTAGACCCTGTACGCAAATCCAATAAGGTTCTAAAGTCAACTAAGGTCAGTCTTGGTAGCTATGCTTATGCTGGTCAATTTCTACAACAACCGGCCCCGAGTGAAGGAGGGTTATTAAAGAAGCATTGGTTTCAGAAGGCTACATGGCAACAATTCCAAGAGCTTACAAGAGGTCAAAAAGTTGTCTGGGAATTTGACGCTGACACAGCCTACACAAAGAACACGACAAACGACCCATCAGCACTACTAGCTTCAACCTACGTCAACAACACGCTCTATATCCGTGCTGTGAATCAGAAGTGGCTTGAGCTTCCAGAGCTTCTAAGATTCATTCCAAAGTTTCTTGAGGATAACGGTCAAACACCGGATAGCAAACTTTACATAGAGCCTAAAGCCAGTGGTAAGAGCATAGTCCAGAGTATCCGTGCTGAGACCCTGGTGAATGTGGTAGAAGCTCCCTCACCGACGCTTGATAAGATAACGCGAGTCCACGGTATAGCAGCTTTTGTAGAGAGCCTAAGAGTAGTGCTGATTGATGGTAGCTGGAACCAAGATTTCATTGCTCAATGTGCCACGTTCCCAAATGCTGCACATGATGATATGGTAGACTGTCTGACACAACGGATAGAAAGAATATTAGCAGCACCATTAAATCAGAAACGCAATAAAGCTATTTACCTATAA
- a CDS encoding phage major capsid protein yields the protein METKEVLEKVESVANEVKSTANEAKSAAEKAEAKAIALQGQLDALEAKMNRQGKGEAGEPVKDAVMALFEAKADALRNRTTGEKVEIQLDKKAAVTMLSGAAVALRTESPNMLPYVPTPTNVEDVLAKGTIAGDLLTYVQESGFEGAPAMTGEGALKPKVSITLETKREAVKKIAAHFKVSEETTRDYVQFVDYLKSRVVAELKDVKQAQLIYGDGLNVNLQGIYPVATEFAYSGSPIEHVSNIDALRKAIAQVRKAKYNATAILMHPDDVADLELIKDENGNYVLPTILTGNMPNIGKIQIMDIDVMTPGTFLVGAFDKGAQYFTREGLTIRVYDQNEDDAIKNMVTVVVEERGVQAVYRPEAFVKGTFAAAKGLMSA from the coding sequence TTGGAAACTAAAGAAGTATTAGAAAAAGTAGAATCTGTTGCTAATGAAGTAAAATCTACTGCTAACGAAGCTAAGTCTGCTGCTGAAAAAGCTGAGGCTAAAGCTATTGCTCTCCAAGGTCAACTAGACGCTCTGGAAGCTAAAATGAACCGCCAAGGCAAAGGTGAAGCTGGTGAGCCTGTGAAGGATGCTGTAATGGCCCTTTTCGAAGCTAAAGCCGACGCTCTACGCAATCGTACCACTGGTGAGAAAGTTGAAATCCAGCTTGATAAGAAGGCTGCTGTTACGATGCTTTCTGGTGCTGCTGTTGCCTTGCGCACGGAATCTCCAAACATGTTGCCTTACGTGCCGACGCCTACCAACGTGGAAGATGTTTTGGCTAAAGGGACTATTGCTGGTGACCTCCTAACCTACGTGCAAGAGTCTGGTTTTGAAGGTGCTCCTGCTATGACTGGTGAAGGTGCATTGAAGCCTAAAGTTTCGATTACCCTAGAAACCAAGCGTGAAGCTGTTAAGAAGATTGCTGCACATTTCAAGGTTTCGGAAGAGACAACGCGTGATTATGTGCAATTCGTAGACTACCTAAAGTCTCGCGTAGTAGCTGAACTAAAAGACGTAAAGCAAGCACAACTAATCTACGGTGATGGTCTTAATGTAAATCTCCAAGGTATCTATCCAGTTGCTACTGAGTTTGCTTATTCAGGTTCTCCTATTGAGCATGTATCGAATATTGATGCACTCCGCAAAGCTATTGCTCAAGTTCGCAAGGCAAAATACAATGCTACTGCTATCTTGATGCACCCAGACGACGTAGCTGATTTGGAACTTATCAAGGATGAAAACGGAAATTACGTCCTTCCAACTATCCTAACGGGTAACATGCCAAATATCGGTAAAATCCAGATTATGGATATCGATGTTATGACTCCTGGTACATTCCTAGTTGGTGCGTTTGATAAAGGTGCTCAATACTTTACCCGCGAAGGTCTAACGATTCGTGTCTACGACCAAAACGAGGACGACGCTATCAAAAACATGGTAACGGTAGTAGTTGAAGAGCGTGGTGTACAAGCTGTTTACCGTCCTGAAGCTTTCGTTAAAGGTACGTTTGCAGCTGCTAAAGGCCTAATGTCTGCTTAA
- a CDS encoding phage head closure protein produces MAVRAGQFREQIQLVFPGAVEQTESGGLRSTGEGLKVATWARVQQMKGNQLLALGKEITTEGFKISIRYKMAAFNAVQIIWGNKTLKVEGVTGDEKRTEITMYCINAN; encoded by the coding sequence ATGGCAGTTAGAGCAGGACAATTCAGAGAGCAAATTCAGCTTGTGTTTCCTGGTGCTGTAGAACAAACTGAGTCAGGAGGTCTAAGGAGTACCGGCGAAGGTCTGAAAGTGGCAACGTGGGCTAGAGTCCAGCAAATGAAGGGTAATCAGTTACTCGCATTAGGCAAGGAAATAACTACTGAAGGTTTCAAAATTAGTATCCGCTATAAAATGGCTGCATTCAACGCTGTGCAAATTATTTGGGGCAATAAAACGCTAAAAGTTGAAGGTGTAACCGGCGATGAAAAGCGTACTGAAATAACCATGTATTGTATAAATGCCAATTAG
- a CDS encoding replication initiation protein, which translates to MKPQACISNAVIRENQPVMTVTEARLFVACLRAVTLSAGELQEIRVRMVPDVISSYSGQAYSLVRDAIESLKGRKYEAAGGESLFATLEIEDQTGDVVGAWNPAVREHLTDYKANDVTYTTLDWQDKRFKNAHTYRLLWLLKSYQSLHTPKVWKVEELRLAILNDLTTYPNLADFRRGLLDKVCAELGYGYETKKRGKRVTGIVFKALPVRNPAQVAIDFKEPVVTPKKTQKEAPGKTLEIGAEWSDSDKPIVAQKCSVLQKRGLTVPQVMQILSWCGGSVAKFDKVTKAAHGAYCETQTNGGITNVAAYIVARIKKDCPGIF; encoded by the coding sequence ATGAAGCCTCAAGCCTGTATCAGTAACGCCGTGATTCGTGAAAATCAGCCTGTTATGACAGTGACTGAGGCGCGGCTATTTGTGGCTTGCCTCCGTGCTGTAACTCTGAGCGCGGGCGAACTACAGGAGATTCGAGTACGGATGGTGCCTGACGTTATCAGTAGTTATAGTGGTCAGGCTTATAGCTTGGTGAGAGATGCCATAGAGAGTCTGAAAGGCCGAAAGTATGAAGCTGCTGGTGGTGAGTCCCTGTTTGCAACCTTGGAGATAGAGGACCAGACAGGAGACGTGGTGGGGGCATGGAATCCGGCTGTTAGAGAGCACTTGACAGATTACAAGGCCAATGATGTTACCTATACTACTTTGGATTGGCAGGATAAGCGGTTTAAGAATGCCCATACCTACCGGCTCCTGTGGCTGCTGAAGTCGTATCAGAGTCTCCATACCCCGAAAGTTTGGAAGGTAGAAGAGCTGAGGCTTGCTATCCTGAATGACTTGACTACCTACCCCAATCTTGCCGATTTTAGACGTGGTTTATTGGATAAGGTGTGTGCTGAACTAGGTTATGGATATGAGACCAAAAAGCGCGGCAAACGTGTCACAGGCATTGTTTTTAAAGCTTTACCCGTTCGGAATCCTGCTCAGGTTGCTATTGATTTTAAGGAGCCTGTAGTAACTCCCAAGAAAACGCAAAAAGAAGCTCCTGGTAAGACTTTGGAGATTGGAGCTGAATGGAGTGACAGTGATAAGCCGATAGTGGCTCAGAAGTGCTCTGTATTGCAAAAACGTGGATTAACAGTGCCTCAGGTTATGCAAATTCTCAGCTGGTGTGGTGGTAGCGTTGCCAAATTCGATAAGGTTACAAAAGCTGCGCACGGTGCCTACTGCGAAACACAGACAAACGGTGGTATAACCAATGTGGCTGCCTATATAGTGGCTCGTATCAAGAAAGACTGTCCTGGTATCTTCTAA
- a CDS encoding HNH endonuclease, which produces MKVKPIKGIIKNHVFSVKISNHAFGLPLGEDKNYMVFNDGTVYSEKSRKYLKPGNDSKGYLFYGICTNGKSKSQKAHRLVAKTHIPNFNNYPQIDHIDRDRQNNHVSNLRWCTNQMNHMNRSAKKSSTSKFVGVYWNTAAKKWHSSLGINGKVKYLGLFDDELKAHQAYLTAKEKYHKM; this is translated from the coding sequence ATGAAAGTAAAACCAATCAAAGGAATAATTAAGAACCACGTTTTCTCAGTAAAGATTAGTAACCATGCATTCGGATTACCATTAGGAGAAGATAAAAACTATATGGTATTCAATGATGGTACTGTTTATTCTGAAAAGAGTAGAAAGTATTTGAAGCCTGGGAACGATAGTAAAGGATATTTATTCTATGGTATCTGTACTAACGGAAAAAGTAAGAGTCAAAAAGCGCACCGATTAGTAGCAAAGACCCATATTCCTAATTTTAACAATTACCCACAAATAGACCACATAGATAGAGATAGACAGAATAACCATGTTTCAAATCTTAGGTGGTGTACGAATCAAATGAATCATATGAATAGAAGTGCTAAGAAATCCAGTACAAGTAAATTTGTGGGTGTTTATTGGAATACCGCTGCAAAGAAATGGCATAGTTCCCTTGGTATTAATGGTAAGGTAAAATATCTAGGTCTATTTGATGATGAATTAAAAGCTCACCAAGCATATTTAACAGCTAAAGAGAAATATCATAAAATGTGA
- a CDS encoding phage tail tube protein, with protein sequence MAKKNINAKDIVVKADGKVVGCAQSAQFAISVEIDEATCSDSNGWKESVPGQKSWNGSFSAAYRELTGADAENGVTADDVIDMLLDATEVEIEYSQREGGMRYIGKAFISEFSFDKPDKGLVTWNASYEGNGPFQKLASVPTV encoded by the coding sequence ATGGCAAAGAAAAATATTAATGCTAAAGACATTGTTGTTAAAGCAGATGGTAAAGTAGTAGGTTGCGCTCAATCCGCTCAATTCGCAATTTCAGTAGAGATTGATGAAGCAACATGCTCTGATTCAAATGGTTGGAAAGAGAGTGTTCCTGGTCAAAAATCGTGGAATGGTAGTTTTTCTGCCGCTTATCGTGAACTAACTGGTGCAGATGCTGAAAATGGTGTTACAGCCGACGACGTAATTGATATGCTCCTAGATGCTACTGAAGTTGAAATTGAATACTCTCAGCGTGAAGGTGGTATGCGTTATATTGGTAAAGCATTTATTTCGGAGTTTTCGTTTGATAAGCCAGATAAAGGTTTGGTTACGTGGAATGCCTCTTATGAAGGTAATGGTCCTTTCCAGAAATTAGCATCTGTTCCAACGGTATAA
- a CDS encoding phage portal protein, which produces MNQEFKTLLQEYDSKSAYKTKAIVGNDALGRTNPINIVGNSAINWLGTGNDTITKDGYSASATGYAIQNFILTSAKKIDWKAYKLTGDDNKKEPVTNHPLANILYRPNYSQSWSQFKNEALAHYLLTGNAYIWFNRNVKGKTIEMIVLPFATEVLGGGFMKEVTGYKVLKTDGTFDTYEAADVLHLKTFNPESYKYGLSPVTACYKAFTASNASLDALVKLLQNLGPAGVLFNKEKDFEWTPEQSNSIRSWYKQYSNGGKNQGQLPIFSNEVGYVKLGLNTVELEVLKVINASRDMICDAYSFPNQLLNGDNSSTFNNKNEARKSVYTNCVIPLETELRDGLNRMLGQEYNDEVFIDFDTSNITELQEDKKEMVSWLKDAWWVSTAEKQAMLGVKVDKTLPQYILPNTKKSTDETDAETDVADEKDKK; this is translated from the coding sequence ATGAATCAAGAATTTAAAACTTTACTACAGGAATACGATAGTAAGTCAGCATACAAAACAAAGGCAATAGTAGGAAACGACGCATTAGGGCGAACAAATCCAATAAATATTGTAGGTAATTCCGCTATTAATTGGTTAGGTACTGGTAACGACACTATTACAAAAGATGGTTATTCAGCTAGTGCTACAGGTTATGCTATTCAAAACTTTATTCTCACTTCAGCTAAGAAGATAGATTGGAAGGCTTATAAATTAACTGGTGATGATAATAAGAAAGAACCTGTAACTAATCATCCCTTAGCTAATATCCTGTACCGACCTAACTACAGTCAATCTTGGAGTCAATTCAAAAATGAAGCATTAGCCCATTATCTACTTACTGGTAACGCTTATATCTGGTTCAATAGAAATGTTAAAGGTAAAACTATTGAAATGATTGTATTGCCATTTGCTACAGAAGTATTAGGTGGTGGATTTATGAAAGAAGTTACTGGATATAAGGTGTTGAAAACAGATGGCACTTTTGATACTTATGAAGCCGCCGACGTATTGCACCTTAAAACATTCAATCCAGAAAGTTATAAGTACGGTTTATCTCCTGTTACAGCCTGTTATAAAGCCTTTACAGCATCCAACGCAAGTTTAGACGCATTAGTTAAGCTGCTACAGAACTTAGGCCCAGCTGGTGTATTATTCAACAAAGAAAAAGATTTTGAATGGACTCCTGAGCAAAGCAACAGTATTCGTAGTTGGTATAAGCAATATTCAAACGGTGGTAAGAATCAAGGCCAATTACCAATATTTAGTAATGAAGTTGGCTATGTAAAGTTAGGCTTGAATACAGTGGAATTAGAAGTACTGAAAGTGATTAATGCGAGTCGTGATATGATTTGTGATGCTTATAGTTTTCCTAATCAACTTCTAAATGGAGATAATTCCAGCACATTCAACAATAAAAATGAAGCACGTAAATCAGTTTACACTAACTGTGTTATCCCATTAGAAACCGAACTACGTGATGGACTGAATAGAATGCTGGGACAGGAGTATAATGACGAGGTATTTATTGATTTTGACACTTCCAATATCACTGAATTACAGGAAGATAAGAAGGAAATGGTGAGCTGGTTGAAAGATGCTTGGTGGGTATCTACAGCTGAGAAACAGGCTATGTTAGGTGTAAAAGTTGATAAGACTCTACCTCAATACATACTTCCCAACACCAAGAAATCTACTGACGAAACCGACGCTGAAACCGACGTAGCCGACGAAAAAGATAAAAAATAA
- a CDS encoding HK97 family phage prohead protease, with protein sequence MLKNYEYKNCAIPNLEVKAIDAEQRTVTFYAAAFGSVDSHGDIILKGAFAKTIKENAARFKWLNQHDTYQLIGRVLSIEEDDFGLLVTCKASETTLGNDVLALESDRTYEHSIGFNTIVSEWDSSQEIRIIKEIQLWEVSSVTWGSNPNTPTVSMKSMSRQEKGDYLLKKLSRLHTTLRKKNISDERVEMLELEVLQINQSIQDLLSESKSLEETPEPPVESTPEVEEPTNNISVEDILNVFTKAITTNK encoded by the coding sequence ATGTTAAAGAATTACGAATATAAAAACTGTGCTATACCCAATTTAGAGGTTAAAGCTATTGATGCTGAACAGCGCACGGTAACATTTTATGCAGCTGCCTTTGGTTCTGTAGACTCGCACGGAGATATAATTTTAAAAGGTGCATTTGCAAAGACCATAAAGGAGAATGCAGCCCGTTTCAAGTGGCTAAATCAGCACGATACTTACCAATTAATAGGTCGAGTACTCTCAATTGAAGAGGATGATTTTGGGCTATTGGTGACGTGTAAAGCTTCTGAAACTACTCTTGGTAATGATGTTCTAGCCCTTGAAAGTGATAGGACTTATGAGCATAGCATTGGATTCAATACCATTGTTTCTGAGTGGGATTCAAGCCAAGAAATCAGAATAATTAAAGAAATACAATTGTGGGAAGTTAGTTCGGTAACATGGGGTAGTAATCCTAATACACCAACGGTTTCCATGAAATCTATGTCACGCCAAGAAAAAGGTGACTATTTACTAAAGAAACTATCTCGTTTGCACACAACACTAAGGAAAAAGAATATTAGTGACGAACGAGTAGAAATGTTAGAGTTAGAAGTATTACAAATTAATCAATCTATTCAAGACTTATTATCAGAGTCAAAGTCACTTGAAGAAACTCCTGAGCCGCCCGTAGAAAGCACTCCTGAAGTTGAAGAGCCGACGAATAATATCAGTGTTGAGGATATATTAAATGTATTTACAAAGGCTATAACAACCAATAAATAA